The proteins below come from a single Agrococcus beijingensis genomic window:
- a CDS encoding DMT family transporter: protein MSDEQPTSWRDRFFGGPGREPEPEANVTQPGAESEVDPREQHSAELAPDSTEAAATSVTEHDEHQPLVEHEGEADTAVLDTHETAGLERDRGDASDDRASDSPIEPTVIAPSTLRGPSHSAAHPDDTERLDTVGADTARPDADRAHGEAATSSLEQVPESSTDPTSTDPTSTDSTSTDGPPALVEPRRPAFGLRRHSDDAAADGHGAGAAAAGAAVGATAAGGTALGAAAAGSSADRTFVEPEPTQALDAQRGDDEATRALPTQEADGATQVLPAQPAADEPTRRFGIIRDEVPASSIPVDDETARAAAGGTPIVLVEEPMPPRRKGARGVGFAVALLATVVFGLVFAAAFFAVGYLFDRGFDALETLETLWLRPSYLLPVVVFFVAYWILTLLVNRAGWWAHVLGAFIVALLVYAAHMAGAYMESLDGWESYTEVLGIDAGDLGELLLAPLSVLAFVIAREVPVWVGGIVSRRGRKAREYNRQALDDFNAENAERLAAYERARG, encoded by the coding sequence ATGAGCGACGAGCAGCCCACTTCGTGGCGCGACCGGTTCTTCGGCGGCCCCGGCCGAGAGCCGGAGCCCGAGGCGAACGTCACCCAGCCCGGCGCGGAGTCCGAGGTCGACCCGCGCGAGCAGCACTCGGCAGAGCTCGCTCCTGACTCGACCGAGGCTGCGGCGACCTCGGTGACCGAGCACGACGAGCACCAGCCGCTCGTCGAGCACGAGGGCGAGGCCGACACGGCGGTGCTCGACACGCACGAGACCGCAGGTCTGGAGCGCGACCGCGGGGACGCATCCGACGACCGTGCGAGCGACAGCCCGATCGAGCCGACGGTGATCGCCCCGTCGACGCTGCGCGGCCCGTCGCACTCCGCGGCGCACCCCGACGACACGGAGCGGCTCGACACCGTCGGCGCCGACACCGCGCGCCCCGACGCCGACCGCGCGCACGGCGAGGCGGCGACCAGCTCGCTCGAGCAGGTGCCGGAGTCGAGCACGGACCCGACGAGCACCGACCCGACGAGCACCGACTCGACGAGCACCGACGGGCCCCCCGCGCTCGTCGAGCCCCGCCGCCCGGCATTCGGCCTGCGCCGGCACTCCGACGACGCCGCCGCTGACGGCCACGGCGCGGGCGCCGCGGCGGCCGGCGCAGCAGTCGGCGCCACCGCGGCGGGGGGCACCGCGCTGGGCGCGGCAGCCGCCGGCTCGAGCGCCGACCGCACCTTCGTCGAGCCCGAGCCGACCCAGGCGCTCGACGCGCAGCGCGGCGACGACGAGGCGACCCGGGCCCTGCCGACGCAGGAGGCCGACGGGGCCACCCAGGTGCTCCCGGCGCAGCCCGCCGCAGACGAGCCGACACGGCGCTTCGGCATCATCCGCGACGAGGTGCCGGCGTCGTCGATCCCGGTCGACGACGAGACGGCGCGCGCGGCCGCCGGCGGCACGCCCATCGTGCTCGTCGAGGAGCCGATGCCGCCGCGGCGCAAGGGCGCGCGCGGCGTGGGCTTCGCGGTCGCGCTGCTCGCGACGGTGGTGTTCGGCCTCGTCTTCGCGGCCGCGTTCTTCGCCGTCGGCTACCTGTTCGACCGCGGCTTCGACGCCCTGGAGACCCTCGAGACGCTCTGGCTGCGCCCCTCGTACCTGCTGCCGGTGGTGGTCTTCTTCGTCGCCTACTGGATCCTCACGCTGCTCGTGAACCGCGCCGGGTGGTGGGCGCACGTGCTCGGCGCCTTCATCGTCGCGCTGCTCGTCTACGCAGCCCACATGGCCGGCGCCTACATGGAGTCGCTCGACGGCTGGGAGAGCTACACCGAGGTGCTCGGCATCGACGCCGGCGACCTGGGCGAGCTGCTCCTCGCACCGCTCTCGGTGCTCGCGTTCGTGATCGCCCGCGAGGTGCCCGTCTGGGTCGGCGGCATCGTCTCGCGCCGCGGTCGCAAGGCGCGCGAGTACAACCGGCAGGCGCTCGACGACTTCAACGCCGAGAACGCCGAACGGCTCGCCGCCTACGAGCGCGCACGGGGCTAG